The segment TCAGTGTTACTGTAATTTATTTGAAGTGATTTGTGTTTCAATATTCAAAGTTTGGATTTTGGATTTTGGATTGTGGGTGTTTAAGCTTTTTGCTAAATATTAGTTAATACTCATAATAATCAGTGTGAGTGTAATTTATTTGAAGTGATTTGTGTTTCAATAGTTCAAAGTTGGGATTTTGGATTGTGGGTGTTTAAGCTTTTTGCTTAATATTAGTTAATAATCAGTGTGACTGTAATCTTATTTGAAGTGATTTGTGTTTCAGTAGTTCAAAGTTTGAATTTTGGATTGTGGGTGTTTCATTAATATTAGTTAATAATCAGTGTGACTGTAGTTTATTTGAAGTGATTTGTGTTTCAATATTCAAAGTTGGGATTTTGGATTTTGGATTGTGGGTGTTTAAACTTTTTGCTTAATATTAGTTAATACTCATAATAGTCAGTGtgaatgtaattttatttgatgTGATTTGTGTTTCAGTAGTTTAAAGTTTGGATTTTGGATTGTGGGTGTTTAAGCTTTTTGCTTAATATTAGTTAATACTCATAACAATCAGTGTGACtgtaatttttttgaagtgaTTTGTGTTTCAGTAGTTGAAAATTTGGATTTTGGATTGTGGGTCTTTAAGCTTTTTgcttaatattaattattattcgtTATAATCAGTGTGAATGTAATTTACTTGAAGTGATTTGTGTTGCAGTAGTTCAAAGTTTGGATTTTGGATTGTGGGTGTTTAGGCTTTTTGCTGAATATTAGTTAATACTTGTAATAATCGGTGTGACTGTAATTTTATTTGAAGTGATTTGTGTTTCAGTAGTTCAAAGTTTGGATTTTGGATTGTGCGTGTCTAGAAGTTATTTGCTTATTAGTACTATCAATTAATcatgtgtttttgtttttgtcgaGTTCTTGGTTCTTTAAGTTTTTTTGCTTATTAGTATCAATTTATTATTGTGTTTGTTTTGGTGCTTTGATGAATGAACAAAAAGTGTCTTTTTTAACGGttcaatatcttttttctttttatgaagcATTGCATATAGTTTTAacatggcacgagtaggctGAGTTTTATCGTTCGAGTTGATATgcaaaaagtgttttttttaatggttcaaaatatctttttttatgaaGCATTACATATAGTTTTAacatggcacgagtaggctGAGTTTTATCGTTCGAGTTGATATGCAATCCCTTGCATGATGAAAATACAGATGGATGTATAAACTTTACAGGCTGTTGAAATGTCCGAATTTAATTTGTGGTACTTTATGTTGTGACTGTTAAAACAGAACGATGGCGTCTCATGTTGTTGGATATCCTCGTATGGGGCCCAAGAGAGAGCTTAAGTTTGCGTTGGAATCATTTTGGGATGGGAAGAGCAATTCTGAGGATTTGGAGAAAGTGGCAGCTGATCTTAGGTTATCTATTTGGAAGCAGATGGCTGATGCTGGCATTAAATATATTCCAAGCAACACCTTCTCGTATTATGACCAAGTTTTGGACACAACTGCTATGCTAGGTGCAGTTCCACCAAGATACGGTTGGAATGGTGGTGAGATTGGTTTTGATGTCTACTTCCCAATGGCTAGGGGAAACGCCTCTGTACCTGCCATGGAAATGACAAAATGGTTTGACACCAACTAGTAAGTGATGACATTTCATTCAAATGTTCAACAGTGTAGTGAGCTTTGAGATCTGTTGAATCTTACTGTTTATATGGGATTCTTGTTCTTGGATGCAGCCACTATATTGTTCCTGAATTAGGTCCAGATGTTAAGTTTTCCTATGCGTCTCACAAGGCAGTTAGTGAATATAAGGAAGCTAAATCTGTAAGTTTATGGCTcatactaaaataatttttttccttcttattgCAGAagtatatcaaatttaaatGGTAGAAGTCACATGTCAACTGTATTAACTGAATCTTTTAGAATTCGTTGGTGTTCTGATATTGATCAACGCTTTGATTTTGTAGCTCGGCATTGACACAGTCCCTGTCCTCGTAGGTCCAGTTTCCTTCCTCTTGTTATCAAAAGCAGCAAAAGGTGTTGAAAAGTCGTTTCCTCTTCTATCACTGATTGAAAAGATTCTTCCAGTTTACAAGTAAGAGCAGACCAATTCTCAATTCTGTAGTTCAGTCCTGTATACTATCTAAAACGTTCACTTATCGGAACTGGCTAATATCTTTCTGCTCGTTCAGGGAAGTCATTGCTGAACTGAAGGCAGCTGGTGCTAGTTGGATTCAGTTTGATGAGCCTACTCTTGTTAAGGATCTTGATTCTCATCAATTGCAAGCATTTTCTCATGCCTACTCAGAATTAGAGTCACCGCTTTCCGGATTAAATGTCCTCATTGAGACATATTTTGCTGATGTTCCTGCTGAAGCTTTCAAAACAGTGACTTCTTTAAAATGTGTTACTGCACTGGGGTTTGATCTAGTTCGTGGATCAAAGAATCTTGATTTGATCAAGAGTGGTTTTCCTTCAGAAAAGTATCTATTTGCTGGAGTAGTTGATGGGAGGAATATTTGGGCTAATGATCTTGCTGCTTCTCTCAGTACCTTGCAAGCTCTTGAGAACGTGGTCGGAAAAGGTGATTGGCTGTGACTACACTTTATTACACTGAATAGCAAAATCTGAGTACACATCATATTCCTCAAGAAgcctaaaatttaataataattttttttctattctagCTTTTCATTAGTAAATTTAACGGCATAGAAAAATATGCTGCATTCTTTACCCTGTGCTGAGTAGGCACCGTTCGTCTGCATTCTTGACACTATTGGGCATTTGTTTTCTTCAGACAAGCTTGTGGTCTCCACCTCTTGCTCGCTTCTCCACACTGCAGTTGATTTAGTGAATGAAACTAAGTTGGATGAAGAAATTAAGTCATGGCTTGCATTTGCTGCACAAAAATTGGTTGAAGTTAACGCGTTGGCAAAGGCGTTGGCTGGACAAAAAGACGAGGTACCTTGACATATTTTTGTTAATCATCTACGTGGAAAATGAATCAGGCAAATATAAATCTAGAACATGTGATATTTAAACAGTAATGAATCTTTCAATCGTAATACTGGTCATATTCGATGAAGTTTAGCCATGCTGTATTGCTGAGCACTTAAATTTTAGTGTTTATGATGTTAAATGGATCTTTGTACATTATAAATGTGTGTACCTTGATAGATCTCTTTACCAGCAACTGAGTTTCATATCATTATCCAAAACTCGGTTGATATTGCCCTTAGCTGCTGCTGTTTCTGTCGGTAGGCATTCTTCTCTGCTAATGCTGCAGCTCGTACGTCCAGAAAATCCTCTCCCAGAGTGACCAACGGGGCTGTGCAGAAGGCTGTAAGTATACTTGGGTGTTTTATATCCATCTTATTATAGTTTTAGCTCTTGTGTGTTATCAACTTATAATCCGCCTTTCATGTTCAGGCTGCTGCGTTGAAGGGCTCTGATCATCGCAGAGCGACAACTGTAAGTGCGAGGTTGGAAGCTCAACAGAAGAAGCTGAGTCTTCCATCTCTTCCAACCACTACCATCGGTTCTTTCCCTCAGACATTGGAGCTTAGAAAAGTTCGACGAGAGTACAAGGCTAACAAGTTAACTATCTACTTCTGCAGTTATTCTGTTAGTATATTGTGGTTTATGCCTGCATATTAATTTTTCCATCCGACTATTGAAGGATCTCGGAGGAAgattatgtcaaatatattacGGAGGAAATCAGCAAAGTAGTCAAACTCCAGGAGGATCTAGACATTGATGTTCTTGTGCACGGAGAGCCAGAGGTGAGATACATCAGTCATGTTTAATTGTCTGTAAGGTTATGCCGAAGAAGCTGAGAACCCTaacatttcatcatcaaaatgcAGAGAAACGATATGGTCGAGTATTTTGGGGAGCAATTATCTGGTTTTGCTTTTACAGCCAATGGATGGGTTCAATCTTATGGATCTCGCTGTGTTAAGCCACCAATAATCTACGGTGATGTCAGTCGCCCAAAACCAATGACTGTCTTCTGGTCTTCACGAGCACAGAGCATGAGCAAGCGTCCAATGAAGGGAATGCTTACAGGACCTGTTACCATTTTAAATTGGTCTTTTGTTAGAGATGACCAGCCAAGGTTCGAAATATTAAGCTTCAACACAGTATCATATCTTTCTTAATCTTGCACACATGTAAACGGATTTCTTGTTGCTTTTAGATTTGAGACTTGCTACCAAATAGCTTTGGCTATTAAGGATGAGGTTGAAGATCTCGAGAAGGCTGGCATTAATGTCATTCAGATTGATGAAGCTGCTTTAAGAGAGGGTTTACCTCTTAGAAAATCCGAGGAAGCTTTCTACTTGAACTGGGCTGTACATTCATTCAGGATTACCAACTGTGGTGTTCAAGACACTACCCAGGTCTGTAACTTactaaatgaatataattatgtgTCTGAAGCCTATTGTGCTTATCTACTTCTTCAAAATTTCCCCCCTAATGTTTACCAACATGTCCAATGTCCAACAATATTGCAACGATGGGATCGGAAGATTCATAAGCAACTTCTGATGTGTGGAATTGGTGTCCGGTAAAACTAATAGCTATCCGGTAAAACTAAAAGCTAGGTAGAATTGAGAGGCATTTTGTGTTATCGGGGAAAGTTTTTTTCTTTGCCCCCGGGGGCATTGGCTCAGTGGTATGGGTTACGCATACTTCACTAGTTCAAACCCTGCCGTGGGCACAAGTCTGGATTTAAGCGGAAAGGGGTAGAGGGGCGAGCTGGCCATGAAGGATTTCTTGGTTATACTAAATGTggcatttttctttttgttttgacaGATTCACACTCACATGTGCTATTCAAACTTCAACGACATCATCCATTCAATTATCGACATGGATGCTGACGTTATCACCATCGAGAACTCCAGGTCTGACGAGAAACTTCTTTCTGTGTTCCGCGAGGGAGTGAAGTATGGTGCTGGCATTGGCCCCGGAGTATACGACATCCATTCACAAAGGATTCCATCAACAGAAGAAATAGCTGACAGAATCAGCAAGATGCTTGCAGTCCTTGATACCAACATCCTCTGGGTTAACCCCGACTGTGGCCTCAAAACGCGCAAGTATACTGAAGTTAAGCCTGCACTCAGCAACATGGTAGCAGCTGCTAAGCTTCTCCGCAACCAGTTGGCCAGCACGAAGTGAGCTTGACTTACCATAGTTGATACAACGTGACGTTTGAAATTGCCATGGCTGTTTGTTGCAGAGAAATAATATGTAGGTTTCTGAGTTACTAGCCAAATTATCTGAGGTTTGCTATTTAGCTCCTTTTTTCATCATTGCTTCTTGTATTTACCCTAATAgaagtaagaaaaataaatttcacaagTGACATTCGGTTTTGATGGTGCCCTCCCACCGTTCGACACACCTCATCTTCATTCTGATCGTCACCTTGTAGCCCGTATTCCCCACCACTCTATCTCTCATCGTATttagattatatataaatatatacttttgtATCTAGGGATGTGACCTAATGGTCAATAATTTGGGTAGACAACAATGAGGTCACATGTTTAAATTTCAAGATAGGCAAAAATGGTAGGAGATACCGACTTGTCCTACCCTAAGTGGATAGAGTTACTTAATAGTCAAGGTGGTTCAAACATTACGATTATAAAAAACTAAAGTGATTGAATGAATAACTAAACAATAATCTTATCAAACTATATACTTATATGAGTCCTTtacttccatttttttttattttgttaaactcTATATggatttattgtaattttttttctttttcatttaattgtattttctttaaactaacaataataattttttgggaaaattacGCGGATaagtaaatttatactatttaattactcatcatagctatagtttgctataattacgaCTTGCgactaatattatatattaattacgtgggttgactttgagtttgtataactagttatgtttgtatatgtataattcgtcaggatatacaaataaatatgtataatatacaattttttagcctttataaatatacaattcacctctctcctccctctctcaatctcgctcgcctctctcttttctctcacaatctcgctcgcctctcacCTCCTTTtaccaatctcgcttgccatctttacaaatgtatatgtataatatacagttatatacaattatatacatatacaattcacctctctatcactctctgccctctctcgctcgcctctctcgatctcgctcacctctctcctctctctcccagtctcactcgcctctctcctccctctctcaatctctcttgccatatatacaataacatatgtataatatacaattatctaaccaatatatatatacaggtCACCTTTCTCCACTCTTTtcctcctctctcctctctctcccagtctcgctcgcctctctcctccaaatagcatgtagctacaaattgtaattatcaaactatagctatggagggtaattaattatttttaagtagctatatgtgaaagttttcctaatttttttaacacCGTGAAAATTACAGCGTGGCGAAGTACGCGCTACGTGGCAAATGACTTGTCCTAATCTGAttcatgaaattatttatatttcatgagCAATTTCACATCGTTTGATTACtttaatgttataaaaaaataaaatattttacaaaattaatattacaaTGAGATCAGTAGTTCAGATAGAAATTAACACATGTTGAAAGTGAATGCAAATAGTACATTCACAATATCAGCTTTGCAACAGTACTTTTTTGTTCATCCTTTGTAATAGTACTAAAACATGGACCACCAGTGCAACAGCCTTAACCAGGGATCACGGGTTCGAACCTGAGTATGAAAAAGTCCTTGGAATAAAACGCTTCACACCGCGAATTCGGAATAGTTAAGTTCCAATGTAGGTACCCCAAATGGAGCCCTATACGACATGAATCTGGAATAGTTGGGTTCTGATGCGGTACCCAAATGGAGCCCTACACAGCGCAAATCTGGATTAGTTGAGTTCCAATGAAGGTACCCCAAATGGAGCCCTACACAACACGAATCTGGAATAGTTGGCTTCCAATGCAGGTACCCCCAATGCAGTCCTACACGGCGCGAATCTGGAATAGTTGGGTTTCCAATGCGGTACCCCATATGGAGCCCTATACGGCGTGAATCTGGAATAGTTGGTTTTTCATGCGGGTATCCAAAATGGAGCCTTACACGACACAAATCTATAATAGTTGGGTTTCCAATGCGGGTACCCCAAATGAAACCCTACACTACACGAATTTAGAATAGTCGGGTTCCAATGCGGGTACCTCAAATGGAGTCCTACACTGTGCAAATCTGGAATAATTAGGTTTCAATGCGGATATCAGACACCAAAtagaaaacagaaagaagaaaGATAGTACTAGAACATGCAGAAGATCATGgggttggggtggggtggggggtcaAGATTCTCAATGCTCAATGCATGAACCATGAGGCAAacttgtgtgtgtgtgtggtgggggtagggtggggtggggtgggggggcaTTTTTATGTGTACATATAGTAATGAAACTTGAAAGCAAAAAACAACTTAGAAAgcagagaaaaaaattatgtacaAGTCAAAGCTGCAAGAATTGTGTCATAGCAAGAAATGGGCACTACCTcaatattgttgtatgagaGATGGAGCAGATCATAATCCAAAATTCAAAGCTTCTGTTGTTGTCAACGGCATCAATTTCGACTCTCTACCTTTGCGTAAATCATCAAAAGAAGCACATAATGAAGCTGCTAAGTTTGCTTTCCTTCACTTTACtaatggtatatatatatttatacatatgaAGTATCTCTTAAAGATCATGTTTATAAGtgtttattgtttattatgttGGTTCTTATTTACATGttactcttcaaaaatgttgttCGCGTCAGtgttggatcctccaaaaaaGATCCGACTTGCACCtgttggcatttttgacgagTTCGAACTACCTAGTGTTCACATAGAAGCTCTGGTTTTAGACTTTTCTTTGACTTTTTCTCTTGATTTTGTGAACTCAAATAGTCAAATCTGGTCTgtagttatttcttttttcaagtttgttatacataaattaattgGCTAGAGAATAATATGGattgaatttgtataataaaCTTTTTGCAAAGTAGTATTTAAACAAATTGTTGAagtaaattacatattttttctatgtattaaTAGGTGGTTCACTTCCTACTGCAGAAGATACCGTACCAACAAAAGTTGATGGAGAATGCGAAAATCTGCAGGATAGAAGTACTTCTGAGATCAAGAAAGGTGAAAAGTCTAAGATAATCTTTTCGATACATTCGATTATAGTTTGGTCTTTTGAGATATCGGTGTCATTACCATTGCGATAGCTGTTTAGTTATCTATGAATCCTTCATttctttttgaaactttttctttATGTTCTAAAACATTTCTTAACCTGTAATTTCCTTTTAGGTGGTTCACTTCCAACAATAGAAGATAGTGGACTAACGAAAACCGAGGAAGCATGTCAACATCTGCAGGATCATCGTAATACTTCAGAGATCAAGCAAGGTGAAGAACTTGCGACTGTTTGCTGTTCCATTTGATAAATAATACACTTcagttttgttgttgttgagattTTGGTGTCATTACCGTTCGTCTTAAATGTCTAAGTGAGGTTGTTTTTGTTACAGAAGATTCTCATTATCAGTACAAGAAGAAGCTGCAGATGTatgcaaaaaggaaaaatctcgGTGTACCTGTGTACTGCAACAAAAAGATGAGTTCAGCTCAAGGTCTTTATTTCGAGGCAACTGTGACAGTGGCTGGTGAATTGTTCAAAAATCCCGGAGCATACAAGAGTTCAGAGGAAGCAGAAGAATCTGTTGCACAGTTTGCACTAATGAAACTCGTAACCGTTGACTTAGAAAAGGTATAGTCCCTTGTTATCTGAGTATATGTCCTATATGCACCGTCTATGATAAGCGTTTCTTCAAAATGCTTACACTGTCGGTGTATGTAACTTGAATTCTAGCCAGGTCGTCAATCCATCTTGTTTGCTGCAAATGTGTTAATTTTCGTTTTGGCAACTGGCACGGAAGCTTTctcttttgttcattttataatCTTCGTTGCAGAGTAATACTGGCAGCTACAAGAGTTTCCTGCAAGAACTAgcacaacaagaagaaatttGCTTGCCTAGATATAAAACAATCGGGGCCGGTGAGCCTCACAATCTGACATTCTTCGCAAGTGTAGAAATTGAAGCAGAAATCTTTCACGGGGATGGCGCAAAGTCCAAGAAACAGGCAGAAGAAAACGCTGCTAAGGTTGCTTATACAGCTTTAACAAAATGTAAGTATTCTTCTTCTACCTTCTGTATACGTGAGCCAATCGAACATTATAGAAAGGGAAAGTCATGGATATATACCATTCGGCCAACTAGTTTACCTCCGTTCAGTCTAACAGCTATTTGTCTTGAAAGACTAGTGAAAATTTTACTGTTCTACAGTATTTCGATGTTTTTTCCATTTTCAGGCAAATCCATATATGCTGGTAATCCTTCAACTGTTTCCGCGGAGTCGGAAGGTGAAATCGTCAAAACTGAACGTATCATGGAATCACTGTCCATTTTCATTAGTGAAGAAAAATTCAGAGGTCTGTCTCATAGTTTTTACCTTATACTTGTTCCGACTAATGTCATCGTCTTATTATTACTGTTCTGATTCAACTAAAATTCATGCCTTTGACAGATGAAGAGGAGATAGTTTACTCTAAAAGTACATCTCCAAAGTCCATAGGTGCTGATATAGTTAATGCCTCTTCACTTACGCTTGGCGTCCAAGAGCTCAGTGTCAATGAGAAAACCCCTTCTTCGGTGGAATCATTGCTCCATTTGCCTAGTAAAACTACGCCATCCAAATCTCCTACTGTCTCGAATGCAGACTCTAGTGCGAGGAGGACTGCAGAAACCGAAAGTTACCTCCTTTCCAACAGGATCAGAGTTTACAAATCCATTCCAGACGGGGTCCTCCCCACGGGTA is part of the Solanum lycopersicum chromosome 1, SLM_r2.1 genome and harbors:
- the LOC101250726 gene encoding double-stranded RNA-binding protein 1-like isoform X1, with amino-acid sequence MYKSKLQELCHSKKWALPQYCCMRDGADHNPKFKASVVVNGINFDSLPLRKSSKEAHNEAAKFAFLHFTNGGSLPTAEDTVPTKVDGECENLQDRSTSEIKKGGSLPTIEDSGLTKTEEACQHLQDHRNTSEIKQEDSHYQYKKKLQMYAKRKNLGVPVYCNKKMSSAQGLYFEATVTVAGELFKNPGAYKSSEEAEESVAQFALMKLVTVDLEKSNTGSYKSFLQELAQQEEICLPRYKTIGAGEPHNLTFFASVEIEAEIFHGDGAKSKKQAEENAAKVAYTALTKCKSIYAGNPSTVSAESEGEIVKTERIMESLSIFISEEKFRDEEEIVYSKSTSPKSIGADIVNASSLTLGVQELSVNEKTPSSVESLLHLPSKTTPSKSPTVSNADSSARRTAETESYLLSNRIRVYKSIPDGVLPTGTTVLPIAEDKWSVVRLEFLTEKCG
- the LOC101250617 gene encoding 5-methyltetrahydropteroyltriglutamate--homocysteine methyltransferase gives rise to the protein MLTVAKKLSSIYMRLVLPTPSSSTFLSFGSSVSVFSPPRGTQFLRLNFRFRTMASHVVGYPRMGPKRELKFALESFWDGKSNSEDLEKVAADLRLSIWKQMADAGIKYIPSNTFSYYDQVLDTTAMLGAVPPRYGWNGGEIGFDVYFPMARGNASVPAMEMTKWFDTNYHYIVPELGPDVKFSYASHKAVSEYKEAKSLGIDTVPVLVGPVSFLLLSKAAKGVEKSFPLLSLIEKILPVYKEVIAELKAAGASWIQFDEPTLVKDLDSHQLQAFSHAYSELESPLSGLNVLIETYFADVPAEAFKTVTSLKCVTALGFDLVRGSKNLDLIKSGFPSEKYLFAGVVDGRNIWANDLAASLSTLQALENVVGKDKLVVSTSCSLLHTAVDLVNETKLDEEIKSWLAFAAQKLVEVNALAKALAGQKDEAFFSANAAARTSRKSSPRVTNGAVQKAAAALKGSDHRRATTVSARLEAQQKKLSLPSLPTTTIGSFPQTLELRKVRREYKANKISEEDYVKYITEEISKVVKLQEDLDIDVLVHGEPERNDMVEYFGEQLSGFAFTANGWVQSYGSRCVKPPIIYGDVSRPKPMTVFWSSRAQSMSKRPMKGMLTGPVTILNWSFVRDDQPRFETCYQIALAIKDEVEDLEKAGINVIQIDEAALREGLPLRKSEEAFYLNWAVHSFRITNCGVQDTTQIHTHMCYSNFNDIIHSIIDMDADVITIENSRSDEKLLSVFREGVKYGAGIGPGVYDIHSQRIPSTEEIADRISKMLAVLDTNILWVNPDCGLKTRKYTEVKPALSNMVAAAKLLRNQLASTK
- the LOC101250726 gene encoding double-stranded RNA-binding protein 1-like isoform X3, whose protein sequence is MYKSKLQELCHSKKWALPQYCCMRDGADHNPKFKASVVVNGINFDSLPLRKSSKEAHNEAAKFAFLHFTNEDTVPTKVDGECENLQDRSTSEIKKGGSLPTIEDSGLTKTEEACQHLQDHRNTSEIKQEDSHYQYKKKLQMYAKRKNLGVPVYCNKKMSSAQGLYFEATVTVAGELFKNPGAYKSSEEAEESVAQFALMKLVTVDLEKSNTGSYKSFLQELAQQEEICLPRYKTIGAGEPHNLTFFASVEIEAEIFHGDGAKSKKQAEENAAKVAYTALTKCKSIYAGNPSTVSAESEGEIVKTERIMESLSIFISEEKFRDEEEIVYSKSTSPKSIGADIVNASSLTLGVQELSVNEKTPSSVESLLHLPSKTTPSKSPTVSNADSSARRTAETESYLLSNRIRVYKSIPDGVLPTGTTVLPIAEDKWSVVRLEFLTEKCG
- the LOC101250726 gene encoding double-stranded RNA-binding protein 1-like isoform X4 translates to MYKSKLQELCHSKKWALPQYCCMRDGADHNPKFKASVVVNGINFDSLPLRKSSKEAHNEAAKFAFLHFTNEDTVPTKVDGECENLQDRSTSEIKKGGSLPTIEDSGLTKTEEACQHLQDHRNTSEIKQDSHYQYKKKLQMYAKRKNLGVPVYCNKKMSSAQGLYFEATVTVAGELFKNPGAYKSSEEAEESVAQFALMKLVTVDLEKSNTGSYKSFLQELAQQEEICLPRYKTIGAGEPHNLTFFASVEIEAEIFHGDGAKSKKQAEENAAKVAYTALTKCKSIYAGNPSTVSAESEGEIVKTERIMESLSIFISEEKFRDEEEIVYSKSTSPKSIGADIVNASSLTLGVQELSVNEKTPSSVESLLHLPSKTTPSKSPTVSNADSSARRTAETESYLLSNRIRVYKSIPDGVLPTGTTVLPIAEDKWSVVRLEFLTEKCG
- the LOC101250726 gene encoding double-stranded RNA-binding protein 1-like isoform X2, encoding MYKSKLQELCHSKKWALPQYCCMRDGADHNPKFKASVVVNGINFDSLPLRKSSKEAHNEAAKFAFLHFTNGGSLPTAEDTVPTKVDGECENLQDRSTSEIKKGGSLPTIEDSGLTKTEEACQHLQDHRNTSEIKQDSHYQYKKKLQMYAKRKNLGVPVYCNKKMSSAQGLYFEATVTVAGELFKNPGAYKSSEEAEESVAQFALMKLVTVDLEKSNTGSYKSFLQELAQQEEICLPRYKTIGAGEPHNLTFFASVEIEAEIFHGDGAKSKKQAEENAAKVAYTALTKCKSIYAGNPSTVSAESEGEIVKTERIMESLSIFISEEKFRDEEEIVYSKSTSPKSIGADIVNASSLTLGVQELSVNEKTPSSVESLLHLPSKTTPSKSPTVSNADSSARRTAETESYLLSNRIRVYKSIPDGVLPTGTTVLPIAEDKWSVVRLEFLTEKCG